GATCTTTcataaatagattaaaaagcaACGGTCCAAGGTGACTACCCTGAGGAGCTCCAGACACTGGCTTGGAAATCACTGACTTGAAAACTACCTTAGTTAGGTAATTAGATACccacttcaaaaaattttttggattcaaataatatttaatttatttattaaaagacgATAATTAACGGAATCGAATGCTTTACTAAaatcagtataaataacatcagtctgcattttgttttgaaaagctttaaccacccttgaagaaaactcaagtaaGTTGGTGGTGGtagaattttgtttaacaaaaccgTGCTGATAAGGTGATATAATTGAACTCCAGAAATGCATAAGTTgagatttaataattttttcaaaggCATCTTCGTGGAGCACAATCGGATCAATTCTGCTAACAGTGCTAGCTGAAGGATcgatacaaatattaaatcaagaaAACGGTTGTTACAATTACGaacgttatttatttcattaagtgaAAGATCAAGTATGCTATTTACAAACTCATGAGAGCTAGTAGGAACAACTAAATTATCCAAGATACATCTGGTAAATTAAAATCTCCCAGTACACATAAATTATCCCTATCAGAGAGCATAgaggatattaattgtatattggaTAAATGatcattataaattgaaatatccGATAGACGTGGAATATAAGAGCATGTTATTATAGAAGGAAATTGACAACAGTCACTCACTTCAATTAAACTCACATGtagataagcaacaaattatcgATTAAAATGACGGCTCAACGGCAACTAATACGCCACCACCAAGTAACAGACGGTCACATCTATAAGTGGTATATTTCAGGATTTAACCAGGTTTCAGTGAAGTGAAGGCAAGAatattataatcaaaagaaatactatctatatatagtttagctaatttaaacttaatacctttaacattttgatatgctaaaacaaacgaagtaattagttttttgcatcATTAGTAGGTTTAGTAGGTTTAACTGtaggaaaatttaattttggcagcgaTACACTTggtctgcttttattttttaacgtaAACTCTTTAATAAGCAAGTCTTGTGGCCAGAAAGCTTAAGTTTAGTCTGTCGCATAAACTTAGACATGTCGGCCCCGGCATCACGGCAATATTCGCAAGACCAATTTAAGCCGGTCTTATTGACAATCGAATCTTTAACCCTAATTGTGAAACCTGCGCACTtgacatgtataaatttatcgcTCAGCCAGCAACTGATGCACTCAGCATTTGcattagcaatttttaatgcagcaagcgaaCATGATGACAAAAACTATATGCTTTGCGAAAGGGTAAATAAGTAACAACATCTTGAACAGTTAATGCAATGAATGAGAGTGCACGACTAAGAGAGTACGTTAGATGAgaacgttatttattttaatgtgtgagcgcaattacaaaaaatgcaacaacaaacacacactattACAAGCACCgttctaaaaatagaaaaagcaCACAGAGAGAGTAAGCAAATGAGAGCGTATACAAGAGACGCTCAAGCCAACACATGCGACGACGATTGCGGCTAGAATTGTGacttttattatgcaattgaaacaactcaacaataaaatacttttaccaATCTTAATATGCACTCTTTCACCGTGAATATCACTATTAATATGctagtttaaataaactaaaacatacagatcaattaattataagtatCAGAGATAACAAAAAACAGCTGTGGCGCCTATAAACGATTTAATCGCACTGAGCATATTTCTATAGAGTTCAACAGCGATGAGTCTCACATGCCAGGGTCTTTCTGCATGAAGGTAGTGCAACAGGGCTCAgatagcttaaatttaaatgcacatgGAATAAGATTTGTCTGTTTTCTAGGGGATGGTCGTTGGCGTCAGGTGATACGACGTTGTGCGTCCGTTTCAGATACGGGCGTAACTGGTGTCTGCAACTGGGGCGTCTAAGAGAATGGCGTGTATTGGGAAGAGTGCTATTGCTCCAGTGATGCTTGCAATGCCGGCAGCATACGCGGCGTCCACAAATCGTTGCAATTGCTATTGGGAGTTGTTCTCATAGCAGGCGCGTCTGCAATTATACGCAAGTTGACAGCTAAAAGTCAATAgccataaaaagcaatttcgACAAAGTGCCTTAGCTCTGCTAACAGTAGATCGAAGctcatacatataatattagTTTTGTAACTTGTCCATATGCCGTccaaattttttatgtaattttaagCTACAAGAATCTCGCAAACTGTAACACATTGCGTCCATTTACCGTATGCActttgtatgtaattttaagctaaacgGTTTAGACCGAATGTCGCAACATTTATTGTGCGTTTTAAAAAACGAAATACATATAGTTAGTAACTTGGcgtatacatttaaattaatcacaTTCATGTTGCTCGTTTGCTGTTGTCGCCAATGTTTTGAAACCTTCATCATCCCAGCCAGCGCTAGGATCTTTAGCAACGGCCGAGTATATAATAGTTGAGCCATCCTCAAAGGTTTTCATAGCCATATACGATCTGCCTTCTTCCAGCCAAACTTGCATCTCGTTCTCAGTCTCGTTAAGCAtagatttgtttgcattttgactGCAATTCCCATActgaaaaattaatatttaaacggGATTAAGATATCCAACTCTTTATTTACCCATTTATCATAGACACAAGGCTGATGGGTCTGCGTCCAGCGCAGTACTTTAAGATAAAATCTTAAAAACTTGCGCACATTTTGCTTAACTTCAAGCGAGTCGGTCGCATTAAACTTCTCCAATTCGCTCAGCGTGCTAGTACATGTCATACGATCATTGGGGCGTCGTAGAGTATTGCACATGGCTCGTGCCATGCGCATTAGACATTGAAAGTCTTCATCTAGCAATTCACTCAATGATACTGTATTGTCATGGGAATTGTCGCGAAACTCTTTATTCTCCTCTCGGGCTGGAGTTCGTGATCTTGAGCGAGGGCAACACATGCTAAATAATTTGGGTACTCATAAAAACAAGTTATAggtagacaaacaaaaaaaaagggaactTTGGATATATGTCTGCTTAGTATAAAGATTATTACTTTTAATGAGAGCTAATGCTATGATATGCTTGATATAGAATAtcatatgaataaataaaggcaaaacttaatatatatttctaatcctttatattatttaaatatttattattttgcaattttgattttgtataaTGTGTACGATAATTTagcattaacttaatt
This genomic interval from Drosophila busckii strain San Diego stock center, stock number 13000-0081.31 unplaced genomic scaffold, ASM1175060v1 chrUn_07, whole genome shotgun sequence contains the following:
- the LOC108603560 gene encoding uncharacterized protein LOC108603560 isoform X2; protein product: MCCPRSRSRTPAREENKEFRDNSHDNTVSLSELLDEDFQCLMRMARAMCNTLRRPNDRMTCTSTLSELEKFNATDSLEVKQNVRKFLRFYLKVLRWTQTHQPCVYDKWSKCKQIYA
- the LOC108603560 gene encoding uncharacterized protein LOC108603560 isoform X1; its protein translation is MCCPRSRSRTPAREENKEFRDNSHDNTVSLSELLDEDFQCLMRMARAMCNTLRRPNDRMTCTSTLSELEKFNATDSLEVKQNVRKFLRFYLKVLRWTQTHQPCVYDKWYGNCSQNANKSMLNETENEMQVWLEEGRSYMAMKTFEDGSTIIYSAVAKDPSAGWDDEGFKTLATTANEQHECD